In one window of Duganella dendranthematis DNA:
- a CDS encoding cation diffusion facilitator family transporter: MQADTATSSPSAHLHEHRDGDAHYQHYTVQRSQSMLAWSLVLTLGFAVVEVVTGFMSNSLALISDAGHMVTDAAALGLALLAQIIAKRPPSARHSFGFGRAEALAAFVNSLVLLILVGWIGYEAISRFSHPEQVHGATVFIVAGLGLVINLLLAWMLSRGDSNMNTRAALVNVLGDLLGSVAALVSGAVIYYFGWMQIDPLLSLFVALLILRSTVGVLRESYHFLMGGVPEQIDYLKVGADLEQVDGVCSVHDLHVWEMSPGEPALIGHVEITDLERWPDILHAIKAMLLEKHKIDHITLQAEVATK, from the coding sequence ATGCAAGCAGACACCGCCACGTCCTCGCCCTCCGCCCACCTGCACGAACACCGCGACGGCGACGCCCACTATCAACACTACACCGTGCAGCGCAGCCAGTCGATGCTGGCGTGGTCGCTGGTATTGACGTTGGGCTTCGCAGTGGTGGAAGTGGTGACCGGCTTCATGTCCAACTCGCTGGCGCTGATCTCCGACGCCGGCCACATGGTGACCGACGCCGCCGCGCTGGGTCTGGCGCTGCTGGCGCAGATCATCGCCAAGCGGCCGCCGTCGGCGCGCCACTCGTTCGGCTTCGGCCGCGCCGAGGCGCTGGCGGCGTTTGTGAATAGCCTGGTGCTGCTGATCCTGGTCGGCTGGATCGGCTACGAAGCCATCAGCCGCTTCTCGCATCCGGAACAAGTGCACGGCGCCACGGTGTTCATCGTGGCCGGCCTCGGCCTGGTGATCAATCTGCTGCTGGCGTGGATGCTGTCGCGCGGCGACAGCAATATGAACACGCGCGCGGCGCTGGTGAATGTGCTGGGCGACTTGCTGGGTTCGGTGGCCGCGCTCGTGTCCGGCGCGGTCATCTATTACTTCGGCTGGATGCAAATCGACCCGCTGCTGTCGCTGTTCGTCGCGCTGCTCATTTTGCGCTCCACCGTCGGCGTGCTGCGCGAGTCGTATCACTTCCTGATGGGCGGCGTGCCGGAGCAAATCGACTACCTCAAAGTCGGCGCCGACCTGGAGCAAGTAGACGGCGTGTGCTCGGTGCACGACCTGCATGTGTGGGAAATGTCGCCCGGCGAACCGGCGCTGATCGGCCACGTCGAAATCACCGACCTGGAACGTTGGCCGGATATCCTGCACGCCATCAAGGCCATGCTGCTGGAAAAACACAAGATCGACCACATCACGCTGCAAGCAGAAGTGGCGACAAAATAA
- a CDS encoding serine hydrolase domain-containing protein, translating into MKALLLALLMAAAQALAQPLDEVLARWDHDEHPDLRSVLVMRDGAIVAERYYNGETADTLHDIRSAGKSITALLAGAAVDSGKLSADGRIEQYWPAAKGTALDGVTLDQVLTMRSGLAAFDEDPASPGNEDKMDDAADPVAFTLATPAETVPGTRYRYNSMTAYIAGVTIEQATGIDLETFARSTLFEPLGIQHWQWLRDTANHPKGQGNLFLRTRDLAKIGQMVLDNGMYQGRRVLSAEWIQAALAPRVAISDVDRYADHYGYFWYRKTERIGGREIVVHFASGNGGNKIYVIPSLQSVVVVTSSAYGKGYGQRRSASILQAILETRP; encoded by the coding sequence ATGAAAGCTCTTCTGCTTGCACTCTTGATGGCCGCCGCACAAGCGCTGGCCCAGCCGCTAGATGAAGTGCTGGCCCGCTGGGACCACGACGAACATCCCGATCTGCGCAGCGTGCTGGTGATGCGCGACGGCGCCATCGTGGCCGAGCGCTACTACAACGGCGAAACCGCCGACACGCTGCACGACATTCGCTCCGCCGGCAAAAGCATTACCGCCCTGCTGGCCGGTGCGGCCGTCGATAGCGGCAAGCTGAGCGCGGACGGCCGCATCGAGCAGTACTGGCCGGCCGCCAAAGGCACGGCGCTGGATGGCGTCACGCTGGACCAGGTGCTAACCATGCGCTCCGGCCTGGCCGCCTTCGACGAAGATCCCGCCTCCCCCGGCAACGAAGACAAGATGGACGACGCCGCCGATCCAGTCGCCTTCACACTGGCCACGCCGGCTGAGACCGTGCCCGGCACGCGCTACCGCTATAACTCCATGACTGCCTACATCGCCGGCGTCACAATCGAACAAGCCACCGGCATTGACCTGGAGACATTCGCTCGCAGCACGCTGTTCGAGCCGCTCGGTATCCAGCACTGGCAATGGCTGCGCGATACGGCCAATCATCCCAAAGGCCAGGGCAACCTGTTTCTGCGCACGCGCGACCTGGCGAAGATCGGCCAGATGGTGCTGGATAACGGCATGTATCAAGGCCGCCGCGTCCTCAGCGCCGAGTGGATACAGGCCGCACTGGCGCCGCGTGTCGCCATCAGCGACGTAGACCGCTATGCCGACCACTACGGCTATTTCTGGTATCGCAAAACCGAACGCATTGGCGGCCGCGAGATCGTCGTCCACTTCGCCTCTGGCAATGGCGGCAACAAGATCTACGTCATCCCGTCGCTGCAGTCGGTGGTGGTCGTCACCTCCAGCGCTTACGGAAAAGGCTACGGACAACGGCGTTCTGCCAGCATATTGCAGGCCATTCTAGAAACGCGGCCATGA
- a CDS encoding CatA-like O-acetyltransferase, whose product MQNFEKRRDRYNAFASFENPLVNLSFELEVPDFRPYCKQRGLPSFHFFLYHVLHAVKGIDNYLYRIYKGEVIKIEDFWASYTVLNRDDNLNFARFVMTDDLNEFVARSVASAKEAEASTKLINTAESLSEYDQRRNIFITCMPWLKLSAIEHPIYEHKSYDIPSLAWGRYSAPRADGKLSMTMAVQAHHGFIDGYHVHLLAEAIGQRIAQTLAS is encoded by the coding sequence ATGCAGAATTTTGAAAAACGCCGCGACCGATACAATGCTTTTGCGTCGTTCGAAAACCCTTTGGTCAACCTGAGCTTTGAACTGGAAGTGCCGGATTTCCGGCCTTACTGCAAACAGCGCGGCCTGCCGAGCTTCCACTTCTTCCTGTACCACGTGCTGCATGCGGTCAAAGGAATCGACAATTATTTGTACCGCATCTACAAAGGCGAAGTGATCAAGATCGAGGATTTCTGGGCCTCGTACACCGTGCTCAACCGGGACGACAATCTGAATTTTGCGCGCTTCGTCATGACCGATGACCTGAACGAATTCGTCGCCCGCAGCGTCGCCTCGGCCAAGGAAGCGGAAGCCAGCACCAAACTGATCAACACTGCCGAAAGCCTCAGCGAATACGATCAGCGCCGTAACATCTTCATCACCTGCATGCCGTGGCTGAAGCTGTCCGCAATCGAGCACCCGATCTACGAGCACAAGAGCTACGATATTCCGTCACTGGCCTGGGGCCGCTATAGCGCGCCGCGCGCCGACGGCAAACTGAGTATGACCATGGCCGTGCAGGCGCACCACGGGTTTATCGACGGCTACCACGTGCATTTGCTGGCCGAAGCCATCGGCCAGCGCATTGCGCAGACGCTGGCGTCATAA